From a single Papaver somniferum cultivar HN1 unplaced genomic scaffold, ASM357369v1 unplaced-scaffold_133, whole genome shotgun sequence genomic region:
- the LOC113333574 gene encoding uncharacterized protein LOC113333574, giving the protein MVLRLVNLLKIHNGRRQWFNDYEDVFGEDSLDNGELFPEDAGVEQVVEPGLVELGTQFSDKLAFKSHLRAYCVQHGTQKLPNEPTFSIKGFCLEHTCIGDPLGRNSSANPEFVAQCVIEKLKTSTASINGSYDESYKLVPGLCEMIRRTNPGSIEKFTYGRNDNCFDSVTISFDAPMRGFINGCRPIVGLDGCHLKGKYGGCLLSATSLDAQNGLVPLGIMIYRNECFENWYFFLKDLKPRLVDHRLQLNFISDKQKGLLEAVALLFPGSPHRFCIRHLSKNFKTHYKGPKLHNHLWNAARAYKVKHFKAHMDSLLAENADAFLYQTEADPNCWETPFFDRNSCCEHLNNNFSESFNNMIQRIREKPVCKMELMYGQLVMVMFYKRRNACLGWEDGDLVPTGKKLIGKMLKLTENMYLYPMADEGIPLSTCRLYCSNFYTVDNIRTTYAPSIAPLLGPDDWEEPTIEINPPILMRKPGRPRVNRRRSYDEPQTEKKPRACSKCKQTGHNKTTRGGGAVGSNPKAKRLRTEVDGQTFTSINYVRGQSSTGKRKKIGNNNINLAESSQAGGSQPKTKKAKKAT; this is encoded by the exons ATGGTTCTCCGGTTGGTCAATCTCTTAAAAATTCATAATGGGCGTCGACAGTGGTTTAATGACTATGAAGATGTTTTTGGTGAAGACTCGTTAGATAATGGAGAGTTATTTCCTGAAGATGCAGGGGTTGAACAAGTTGTAGAACCAGGTTTAGTTGAGTTGGGCACACAATTTAGTGATAAGTTGGCATTTAAAAGCCACCTCAGAGCTTACTGTGTGCAGCATGGAACTCA AAAGCTTCCTAATGAACCTACATTCAGCATTAAAGGTTTCTGTTTGGAGCACACATGTATTGGAGACCCACTAGGGAGAAATTCTTCCGCTAATCCTGAATTTGTAGCTCAATGTGTTATCGAGAAGTTGAAGACTTCAACTGCATCT ATCAATGGAAGCTATGATGAGAGTTACAAACTTGTTCCAGGTTTGTGTGAGATGATTAGAAGGACTAACCCCGGCTCCATAGAAAAATTCACATATGGAAG GAATGATAATTGCTTTGATTCTGTTACGATATCCTTCGATGCACCTATGAGGGGTTTTATAAATGGGTGTAGACCAATTGTAGGCTTGGATGGCTGCCACCTCAAGGGAAAGTATGGAGGTTGTTTACTTTCGGCTACCTCTCTAGATGCTCAGAATGGTTTGGTGCCTTTAGGCATAATGATCTATAGGAATGAATGTTTTGAGAATTGGTATTTCTTTTTGAAAGATCTGAAACCAAGATTAGTTGACCATAGGTTGCAACTGAACTTCATCTCTGACAAACAAAAGGGTCTGTTAGAAGCAGTGGCTCTACTATTTCCTGGTTCCCCACATAGGTTTTGCATTAG GCATTTATCTAAGAACTTCAAAACACATTACAAGGGGCCTAAGTTGCACAATCATCTCTGGAATGCCGCTAGAGCTTATAAAGTGAAACATTTCAag GCTCATATGGACAGTTTGCTTGCAGAGAATGCTGATGCTTTTTTGTATCAGACTGAAGCAGACCCTAACTGTTGGGAAACGCCCTTTTTTGATCGTAACAGCTGCTGTGAGCATTTGAACAATAACTTTTCTGAGAGTTTTAACAATATGATACAAAGGATTAGGGAGAAACCAGTGTGCAAGATGGAATTAATGTATGGACAGTTAGTTATGGTTATGTTTTATAAGAGGAGGAATGCATGTTTAGGTTGGGAAGATGGAGATTTAGTGCCTACAGGTAAAAAGTTGATTGGAAAGATGTTAAAGCTGACTG AAAACATGTACTTGTATCCAATGGCAGATGAGGGGATTCCCTTGTCAACATGCCGTTT ATATTGTAGTAATTTCTACACTGTTGACAACATCAGAACCACTTATGCACCTTCAATTGCACCTTTACTGGGTCCTGATGACTGGGAAGAG CCAACCATTGAGATCAATCCTCCAATACTCATGAGGAAACCAGGAAGGCCTAGAGTGAATAGGAGGAGGAGCTACGACGAACCACAAACTGAGAAGAAACCTAGAGCTTGTAGCAAGTGTAAGCAGACTGGACACAACAAAACTACTCGTGGGGGTGGCGCAGTTGGTTCTAACCCGAAGGCAAAGCGACTTAGAACTGAGGTAGATGGTCAGACCTTCACAAGCATTAACTATGTTCGTGGTCAAAGCAGCACTGGAAAACGCAAGAAGATTGGCAACAACAACATTAATCTTGCTGAATCTTCACAAGCTGGAGGATCGCAACCAAAGACCAAAAAGGCCAAAAAAGCTACTTAA